The Planifilum fulgidum genome segment GCAGTGACTAAAAACAGAAACCGCTAAAGGGGAGCCGCCGAGTGCCTGTCCGATTGCAACGAAACGAATCGGCCCTCCTCCGGCGCCCCGACAATGACCTTCACCAGCCCCCGGATTTCGATCCTTCATCGGTGAGATGCGCGGGGCCATTGGCTTCCCGGCCGTTGCAAGGGGGGAGAACGGAATCGGGGGATATGGTTGATCCGGATGCGAAGAGGGTGTGCATGCCCTCTTTCGCTCCGGATTTTTTTCTTGTATTGACGCGATTGACCAGGGTGGTCGATTTTGCTATCCTAAAATTAGACCATTCTGGTCGATTTTGAGGGGGTGCTGAAAGCATCGATGGGATATGCGCTCAAATCCTTCGAAAGGTTGGATCCGGACAAGCAGGATCGGATCATCCGCGCGGCCTTGAAGGAATTCGGAGAACAGGGATACGACCGGGCTTCCACCAACCGGATCGTTCAGGATGCCGGGATCGGGAAGGGGATGCTGTTCTATTATTTCAACAGCAAGAAGGAGCTCTACTGGCATCTGGTGGATTTCAGCCTGGAGGCGGTGCAACGGGAGTTTTTGGGCAAGATCGACGACTCGATCGACGATGTGATCGACCGGCTGGCCCACATCTCCCGGGTGAAATGGCGGTTTTTCACCGATCATCCGGAGATCAGCCGTTTTTTGACCCACTTCTT includes the following:
- a CDS encoding TetR/AcrR family transcriptional regulator translates to MGYALKSFERLDPDKQDRIIRAALKEFGEQGYDRASTNRIVQDAGIGKGMLFYYFNSKKELYWHLVDFSLEAVQREFLGKIDDSIDDVIDRLAHISRVKWRFFTDHPEISRFLTHFFLTDEADLPGELKEKLDRVMRYGFGKVYENKKYDRNRFRDDVDPEKARQLIEWTIKGYAGDMMERFKQKKPEPGEFQRLWDEFDQYLRILKTCFYKREGEEG